The Aquipuribacter hungaricus sequence GCTGGCCGTGCTGCCACCGGTGCCGGCGTCCGGGTCGGCGCCGGGGACGTCCCACACCGGTCCCGCGGTGCCGGCGGCGACGGCGCGCAGCCGCTCGGCGAGCGCGTCGGCGCCGGGTCGGGCGGCGGGGTCCTTGTCCAGGCAGCGGGCCACGGTGCTGCGCATCGCGGGCGAGACCGTCGCGGGCAGGTCGGGCGGCGGGTCCTGCACCTGCGCCCGGGCGACCTCGGCCGGGCTGGGGCCGGAGAACGGCGGGCGGCCGCTGAGCAGCTCCTGCGCGACGACGCCGAGGGAGTACACGTCGGAGGCGGTGGTCGCGCGGCCGCCGCGGGCCTGCTCGGGTGACAGGTACTCCGCGGTGCCCATGACCAGGCCGGTGCGGGTCACGGGGACCGCGTCGGCGGCGCGGGCGATGCCGAAGTCGGTGACGGTGACGCGCTCGGGGTGCTCGCGGGACACGACGAGGTTGGCGGGCTTGACGTCGCGGTGGACGAGCCCGCTGCGGTGCGCCGCCGCGAGGGCGTCGGCGACCTGGGCCAGCAGGCGGGCCACGCGCTCCTCGGCCAGGGGGCCCTGCTCGGCGAGCACGACGTTGAGCGG is a genomic window containing:
- a CDS encoding serine/threonine-protein kinase, which produces MTGRVLAGRYRLLEQVAVGAMGEVWRAHDDRLDRDVAVKVLRPELADDPGFVERFRTEALHAASVRHPHVAAVHDYGEDELVLTGGAATAYLVMDLLDGRPLNVVLAEQGPLAEERVARLLAQVADALAAAHRSGLVHRDVKPANLVVSREHPERVTVTDFGIARAADAVPVTRTGLVMGTAEYLSPEQARGGRATTASDVYSLGVVAQELLSGRPPFSGPSPAEVARAQVQDPPPDLPATVSPAMRSTVARCLDKDPAARPGADALAERLRAVAAGTAGPVWDVPGADPDAGTGGSTAS